The Branchiostoma floridae strain S238N-H82 chromosome 8, Bfl_VNyyK, whole genome shotgun sequence genome has a segment encoding these proteins:
- the LOC118421198 gene encoding cytochrome P450 2C31-like, with the protein MFAALLSEVSIRSIALFWVIFLTLLVFLKRRKNLPPSPSGSWPVVGHLLSLGRAPHLKLTEWRKQYGDVYTVRMGMEDVVVLNGYRAIKEALVDYKDAFSSRPNNYVLNIVSGSGKNIAFSKFNQAYKEKRKFAYSALRQLGMRMGPGSMEENIRDEARQLCLKLSEQRDAQPRDIADNLTVSVANIICSMVFGKRYDYDDEKFLELSKIVNTLVAQVGSSQLMSVFPYLRFIPGVNSSNRILVEFTNEVLAFLRQEITRHRETLDHDNPRDFIDLLLIELQTHGKTDFTEENIEWILQDLFIAGTETTVTTLQWGLLYMVLCPEEQQKVQAELDSVLGTDHGVPTLAHRSQLPYTEATIMEIQRIRAIFPLNLPHAPNEDTTFRGYDIPAGTQILPNLWSANMDPEFWPDPAKFDPRRFLDSDGKVVTRPESFLPFSTGRRVCLGEQLAKMSLFLLFNSMLKHFTFKLPEGATIPSTDGQKIKDIKPGTTGTHDPFGIRSQSSSKDEVRNKQESL; encoded by the exons ATGTTTGCTGCGTTGTTGTCAGAAGTCTCCATCCGCTCCATCGCGTTGTTTTGGGTTATTTTCCTCACCCTACTCGTCTTCCTCAAACGACGTAAGAACCTCCCACCGTCACCGAGTGGGAGCTGGCCTGTTGTCGGCCACCTGTTGTCCCTCGGCCGAGCGCCCCACCTGAAGCTTACGGAGTGGAGGAAGCAGTATGGCGACGTGTACACTGTTCGAATGGGGATGGAAGACGTGGTGGTTCTGAACGGCTACCGGGCCATCAAAGAGGCGCTTGTCGACTACAAGGACGCTTTCTCCAGCAGGCCAAACAACTATGTGCTGAATATAGTATCTGGCTCTGGAAAAA ATATCGCGTTTTCGAAGTTCAACCAAGCCTACAAAGAAAAACGCAAGTTTGCCTACAGTGCGCTGAGACAACTGGGAATGAGAATGGGACCAGGCAGTATGGAAGAGAACATCAGAGACGAGGCTCGTCAGCTCTGTCTGAAG TTGTCAGAACAAAGGGACGCACAGCCACGTGACATCGCCGACAACCTGACTGTGTCAGTCGCCAACATCATCTGCTCCATGGTGTTCGGGAAACGTTACGACTATGATGATGAAAAGTTCCTCGAACTGTCCAAGATCGTTAATACGCTGGTCGCCCAAGTAGGATCAAGTCAACTAATGTCTGTCTTTCCTTATCTGCGATTCATACCGGGAG TAAACTCATCAAACAGGATTCTTGTTGAGTTCACTAACGAGGTCCTCGCATTCCTTCGACAAGAAATTACAAGGCATCGCGAGACTCTGGACCACGACAATCCACGAGACTTCATCGACCTCCTTCTCATCGAACTACAGACTCATGGGAAGACCGACTTTACAGAGGAGAATATTGAGTGGATACTCCAAGACCTATTTATTGCTGGAACGGAGACCACAGTCACAACCTTGCAATGGGGTCTTCTGTACATGGTTCTGTGTCCAGAAGAGCAGCAGAAG GTCCAAGCTGAGCTGGACAGTGTCCTGGGTACAGACCATGGCGTGCCCACCCTGGCCCACAGGTCCCAGCTCCCGTATACCGAGGCTACTATCATGGAGATCCAGCGCATCAGGGCCATCTTCCCCCTTAATCTTCCTCACGCCCCGAACGAGGATACGACTTTCCGAGGCTACGATATCCCTGCAGGAACGCAG ATTCTTCCCAACCTGTGGTCAGCTAACATGGACCCGGAGTTTTGGCCGGACCCAGCGAAGTTTGACCCCCGAAGGTTCCTGGACTCTGACGGCAAGGTGGTTACCAGGCCGGAATCCTTCCTGCCTTTTTCTACTG GCCGCCGTGTCTGCCTCGGTGAGCAGCTGGCTAAGATGTCGCTCTTTCTACTCTTTAATTCAATGCTGAAGCACTTCACCTTCAAGTTGCCAGAGGGCGCCACTATACCTTCTACCGATG gtcaaaaGATCAAGGACATTAAACCTGGTACAACCGGTACACATGACCCCTTTGGCATCCGGAGTCAATCAAGCAGCAAAGACGAGGTGAGAAACAAGCAAGAATCTCTCTAA
- the LOC118421199 gene encoding cytochrome P450 2U1-like, translating to MFSALWSEVTIRTIAVFGVIFLTLLVFFKQRKNLPPSPSGSWPVVGHLLSLGRAPHLKLTEWRKQYGDVYTVRMGMEDVVVLNGYRAIKEALVDYKDAFSSRPNVYVINLVTGCGKNIAFSKFNQAYKEKRKFAHSALRNLGMRMGPGSMEENIREEARQLCLKMSEQFDAHPRDITDNDITDNLTVSVANIICSMVFGKRYDYDDEKFLELSNIISKLAAQLGSSQLMTVYPFLRFIPGVNSSNRLLVECTNEILAFLRQEITRHRETLDDENPRDFIDLLLIELQTKEKTNYFTEENYEYIILDPFVAGTETTVTTLRWGLLYMVLCPEKQQKVQAELDSVLGTDHDVPTLAHRSQLPYTEATIMEIQRIRAILPLNLPHAPNEETTFRGYDIPAGTQILPNLWSANMDPEFWPDPKKFDPRRFLDSDGKVVTRPESFMPFSTGRRVCLGEQLAKMSLFLLFSSMLKHFTFKLPEGATVPSTDGILGITLVPPKVNMCITKR from the exons ATGTTTTCTGCGTTGTGGTCTGAAgtcaccatacgcaccatcgcGGTGTTTGGGGTCATTTTCCTGACCCTACTCGTCTTCTTTAAACAACGTAAGAACCTCCCACCGTCACCGAGTGGGAGCTGGCCTGTTGTCGGCCACCTGTTGTCCCTCGGCCGAGCGCCCCACCTGAAGCTTACGGAGTGGAGGAAGCAGTATGGCGACGTGTACACTGTTCGAATGGGGATGGAAGACGTGGTGGTTCTGAACGGCTACCGGGCCATCAAAGAGGCACTTGTCGACTACAAGGATGCTTTCTCCAGCAGGCCAAACGTCTATGTGATTAATCTAGTAACTGGGTGTGGAAAAA ATATCGCgttttcaaaattcaaccaaGCCTACAAGGAAAAACGCAAGTTTGCCCACAGTGCGCTGAGAAACCTGGGAATGAGAATGGGACCAGGCAGTATGGAAGAGAACATCAGGGAAGAGGCTCGTCAGCTCTGTCTGAAG ATGTCAGAACAATTTGACGCACATCCACGTGACATCACCGATAATGACATCACCGACAACCTGACTGTGTCAGTCGCCAACATCATCTGCTCCATGGTGTTCGGGAAACGTTACGACTACGATGATGAAAAGTTCCTCGAATTGTCCAACATCATAAGTAAGCTGGCCGCCCAACTCGGATCGAGTCAGCTGATGACAGTGTATCCATTTCTACGATTCATACCGGGAG TAAACTCATCAAACAGGCTTCTTGTCGAATGCACTAACGAGATCCTCGCATTCCTTCGACAAGAAATTACAAGGCATCGCGAGACCCTGGACGACGAGAATCCACGAGACTTCATCGACCTCCTTCTCATCGAACTACAGACCAAAGAGAAGACCAACTACTTTACCGAGGAGAATTATGAGTATATAATACTAGACCCGTTTGTTGCTGGAACAGAGACCACAGTCACCACCCTGCGATGGGGTCTTCTGTACATGGTTCTGTGTCCAGAGAAACAGCAGAAG GTCCAAGCTGAGCTGGACAGTGTCCTGGGAACAGACCATGACGTGCCCACCCTGGCCCACAGGTCCCAGCTCCCGTATACCGAGGCTACTATCATGGAGATCCAGCGCATCAGGGCCATCCTTCCCCTCAATCTTCCTCATGCTCCGAACGAGGAGACGACTTTCCGAGGCTATGACATCCCAGCAGGAACGCAG ATTCTTCCCAACCTGTGGTCAGCTAACATGGACCCGGAGTTTTGGCCGGACCCAAAGAAGTTTGACCCCCGTAGGTTCCTGGACTCTGACGGCAAGGTGGTTACCAGGCCGGAATCCTTCATGCCTTTTTCTACTG GCCGCCGTGTCTGCCTCGGTGAGCAGCTGGCTAAGATGTCGCTCTTTCTACTCTTTTCTTCAATGCTGAAGCACTTCACCTTCAAGTTGCCAGAGGGCGCCACTGTACCTTCTACCGATGGTATCTTGGGAATCACTTTGGTCCCACCAAAAGTAAACATGTGTATTACCAAACGCTAA
- the LOC118421201 gene encoding cytochrome P450 2B5-like: MFSALWSEVTIRTIAVFGVIFLTLLVFFKQRKNLPPSPRGSWPVVGHLLSLGRAPHLKLTEWRKQYGDVYTVRMGMEDVVVLNGYRAIKEALVDYKDAFSSRPNVYVLNLVSGFGKEIAISKFNQAYLEKRKFAYSALRNLGMRMGPGSMEENIRDEARQLCLKLSEQGDAKPRDITDNLTVSVANIICSMVFGKRYDYDDEKFLELSKIVNKLVASVGSSQLMTVFPFLRFIPGVNSTNRILLECIEDVHEFLRQEITKHRETLDNENPRDFIDLILTELQTQEKTDCFTEENIVWMIQDLFVAGIETTITTLRWGLLYMVLCPEEQQKVQAELDSVLGTDHDVPTLAHRSQLPYTEATIMEIQRIRAIVPLSAPHAPNEDTTFRGYDIPAGTQVFPSLWSANMDPEFWPNPEKFDPRRFLDSDGKVVTRPESFMPFSTGRRVCLGEQLAKMELFLLFSSLLKHFTFKLPDGAAARSTDGRRVCIGEQLSKMELFLLFSSLLKHFTFKLPEGAAAPSTDGSLGLTLVPPSVKMCISRR, encoded by the exons ATGTTTTCTGCGTTGTGGTCAGAAgtcaccatacgcaccatcgcGGTGTTTGGGGTTATTTTCCTCACCCTACTCGTCTTCTTCAAACAACGAAAGAACCTCCCACCGTCACCGAGAGGGAGCTGGCCTGTTGTCGGCCACCTGTTGTCCCTCGGCCGAGCGCCCCACCTGAAGCTTACGGAGTGGAGGAAGCAGTATGGCGACGTGTACACTGTTCGAATGGGGATGGAGGACGTGGTGGTTCTGAACGGCTACCGGGCCATCAAAGAGGCGCTTGTGGACTACAAGGATGCTTTCTCCAGTAGGCCAAACGTCTATGTGCTGAATCTAGTATCTGGCTTTGGAAAAG AGATCGCGATATCAAAATTCAACCAAGCCTACCTAGAAAAACGCAAGTTTGCCTACAGTGCGCTGAGAAACCTGGGAATGAGAATGGGACCAGGCAGTATGGAAGAGAACATCAGAGACGAGGCTCGTCAGCTCTGCCTGAAG TTGTCCGAGCAAGGGGACGCAAAGCCACGTGACATCACCGACAACCTGACTGTGTCAGTCGCCAACATCATCTGCTCCATGGTGTTCGGGAAACGTTACGACTACGATGATGAAAAGTTCCTCGAACTTTCCAAGATCGTCAACAAGTTGGTCGCCAGCGTCGGATCGAGTCAGCTGATGACAGTATTTCCTTTTCTGCGGTTCATACCGGGAG TAAATTCAACAAACAGGATTCTTCTCGAGTGCATTGAAGATGTCCACGAATTCCTTCGACAAGAAATCACAAAGCATCGCGAGACCCTGGACAACGAGAATCCACGAGACTTCATCGACCTAATCCTCACCGAACTACAGACCCAAGAGAAGACCGACTGCTTTACAGAGGAGAACATTGTGTGGATGATTCAGGACCTGTTTGTTGCTGGTATCGAGACCACGATCACAACCTTGCGATGGGGTCTTTTGTACATGGTTCTGTGTCCAGAGGAACAACAGAAG GTGCAAGCCGAGCTGGACAGTGTCCTGGGAACAGACCATGACGTGCCCACCCTGGCCCACAGGTCCCAGCTCCCGTATACCGAGGCTACTATCATGGAGATCCAGCGCATCAGGGCCATAGTTCCTCTTAGTGCTCCTCACGCTCCGAACGAGGACACGACTTTCCGAGGCTATGACATCCCAGCGGGAACGCAG GTTTTTCCCAGCCTGTGGTCAGCTAATATGGACCCGGAGTTTTGGCCGAACCCAGAGAAGTTTGACCCCCGTAGGTTCCTGGACTCTGACGGCAAGGTGGTTACCAGACCGGAATCCTTCATGCCTTTTTCTACTG GCCGCCGTGTTTGCCTCGGTGAGCAGCTGGCTAAGATGGAGCTCTTTCTGCTCTTCTCTTCCCTCCTGAAACACTTCACCTTCAAGTTGCCAGATGGCGCCGCTGCACGATCGACAGATG GCCGTCGTGTCTGTATCGGTGAGCAGCTGTCTAAGATGGAGCTCTTTCTGCTCTTCTCTTCCCTTTTGAAGCACTTCACCTTCAAGTTGCCAGAGGGCGCGGCTGCACCTTCGACAGATGGCTCCCTGGGATTAACCTTGGTCCCACCAAGCGTGAAGATGTGCATCAGTCGGCGCTAG
- the LOC118421537 gene encoding cytochrome P450 2C31-like isoform X1 yields the protein MYFRTMFAALLSEVSIRTIAVMLVVFLTLLVFFKRRKNLPPSPSGSWPVVGHLLSLGRAPHLKLTEWRKQYGDVYNVRMGMEDVVVLNGYRAIKEALVDYKDAFSSRPNIYMTNLLTGFGKDIGLAKFNQAYKEKRKFAYSALRNLGMRMGPGSMEENIREEARQLCMKLSEQGPDAQARDIADNLTVSSANIVCSMVFGKRYDYDDVKFVELTKIVNKMIAQLGSSQLMTVFPFLRFIPGVNSPKRILVEGINEVHVFLRQEITKHRETLDNENPRDFIDLLLIELQTQDKTDCVTEENIVWIIQDMFFAGIETTATTLRWGLLYMVLCPQEQQKVQAELDSVLGTGHDVPTLAHRSQLPYTKATVMEIQRIRAIVPLSSPHAPNEDTTFRGYDIPAGTQVLPNLWSANMDPEFWPDPEKFDPGRFLESDGKVVTRPESFMPFSTGRRVCLGEQLAKMELFLLFSSLLKHFTFKLPEGAAAPSTDGCMGITLVPPTINMCMSQR from the exons atgtatttcag GACAATGTTTGCTGCGTTGTTGTCAGAAGTCTCCATCCGCACCATCGCAGTGATGTTGGTCGTTTTCCTTACCCTTCTTGTCTTCTTCAAACGGCGTAAGAACCTCCCACCGTCACCGAGTGGGAGCTGGCCTGTTGTCGGCCACCTGTTGTCCCTCGGCCGAGCGCCCCACCTGAAGCTTACGGAGTGGAGGAAGCAGTATGGCGACGTGTACAATGTTCGAATGGGGATGGAAGACGTGGTGGTTCTGAACGGCTACCGGGCCATCAAAGAGGCGCTTGTGGACTACAAGGATGCTTTTTCCAGCAGGCCAAACATATATATGACGAATCTGTTGACTGGCTTTGGAAAAG ACATCGGCCTTGCAAAATTCAACCAAGCCTACAAAGAAAAACGCAAGTTTGCCTACAGTGCGCTGAGAAACCTGGGAATGAGAATGGGACCAGGCAGTATGGAAGAGAACATCAGAGAAGAGGCTCGTCAGCTCTGCATGAAG ttGTCGGAACAAGGGCCGGACGCACAGGCACGTGACATCGCCGACAACCTGACTGTGTCAAGCGCCAACATCGTCTGCTCCATGGTGTTCGGGAAACGCTACGACTACGATGATGTCAAGTTTGTGGAACTGACAAAGATCGTAAACAAAATGATAGCCCAGCTAGGATCGAGTCAGCTGATGACTGTATTTCCCTTCCTGCGATTCATCCCGGGAG TAAACTCACCAAAGAGGATTCTTGTCGAAGGCATTAACGAGGTCCACGTATTCCTTCGACAAGAAATTACCAAGCATCGCGAGACACTGGACAACGAGAATCCGCGAGACTTCATCGACCTCCTTCTCATCGAACTGCAGACCCAAGATAAGACCGACTGCGTTACAGAGGAGAATATTGTGTGGATAATCCAAGACATGTTTTTCGCTGGAATCGAGACAACGGCCACTACCTTGCGATGGGGTCTTCTGTACATGGTTCTGTGTCCCCAGGAGCAGCAGAAG GTGCAAGCTGAGCTGGACAGTGTCCTGGGAACAGGCCATGACGTGCCCACCCTGGCCCACAGGTCCCAGCTCCCGTATACCAAGGCTACTGTCATGGAGATCCAGCGCATCAGGGCCATAGTTCCCCTTAGTAGTCCTCATGCTCCGAACGAGGACACGACTTTCCGAGGCTATGACATCCCAGCAGGAACGCAG GTTCTTCCCAACTTGTGGTCAGCTAATATGGACCCGGAGTTTTGGCCGGACCCAGAGAAGTTTGACCCAGGAAGGTTCCTGGAATCTGACGGCAAGGTGGTTACCAGGCCGGAATCCTTCATGCCTTTTTCTACTG GCCGCCGTGTCTGCCTTGGTGAGCAGCTGGCTAAGATGGAGCTCTTTCTGCTCTTTTCTTCCCTCCTGAAACACTTCACCTTCAAGTTGCCAGAGGGCGCCGCTGCACCTTCGACAGATGGTTGCATGGGAATAACCTTGGTTCCACCAACAATCAATATGTGTATGAGTCAGCGCTAG
- the LOC118421537 gene encoding cytochrome P450 2U1-like isoform X2: protein MFAALLSEVSIRTIAVMLVVFLTLLVFFKRRKNLPPSPSGSWPVVGHLLSLGRAPHLKLTEWRKQYGDVYNVRMGMEDVVVLNGYRAIKEALVDYKDAFSSRPNIYMTNLLTGFGKDIGLAKFNQAYKEKRKFAYSALRNLGMRMGPGSMEENIREEARQLCMKLSEQGPDAQARDIADNLTVSSANIVCSMVFGKRYDYDDVKFVELTKIVNKMIAQLGSSQLMTVFPFLRFIPGVNSPKRILVEGINEVHVFLRQEITKHRETLDNENPRDFIDLLLIELQTQDKTDCVTEENIVWIIQDMFFAGIETTATTLRWGLLYMVLCPQEQQKVQAELDSVLGTGHDVPTLAHRSQLPYTKATVMEIQRIRAIVPLSSPHAPNEDTTFRGYDIPAGTQVLPNLWSANMDPEFWPDPEKFDPGRFLESDGKVVTRPESFMPFSTGRRVCLGEQLAKMELFLLFSSLLKHFTFKLPEGAAAPSTDGCMGITLVPPTINMCMSQR, encoded by the exons ATGTTTGCTGCGTTGTTGTCAGAAGTCTCCATCCGCACCATCGCAGTGATGTTGGTCGTTTTCCTTACCCTTCTTGTCTTCTTCAAACGGCGTAAGAACCTCCCACCGTCACCGAGTGGGAGCTGGCCTGTTGTCGGCCACCTGTTGTCCCTCGGCCGAGCGCCCCACCTGAAGCTTACGGAGTGGAGGAAGCAGTATGGCGACGTGTACAATGTTCGAATGGGGATGGAAGACGTGGTGGTTCTGAACGGCTACCGGGCCATCAAAGAGGCGCTTGTGGACTACAAGGATGCTTTTTCCAGCAGGCCAAACATATATATGACGAATCTGTTGACTGGCTTTGGAAAAG ACATCGGCCTTGCAAAATTCAACCAAGCCTACAAAGAAAAACGCAAGTTTGCCTACAGTGCGCTGAGAAACCTGGGAATGAGAATGGGACCAGGCAGTATGGAAGAGAACATCAGAGAAGAGGCTCGTCAGCTCTGCATGAAG ttGTCGGAACAAGGGCCGGACGCACAGGCACGTGACATCGCCGACAACCTGACTGTGTCAAGCGCCAACATCGTCTGCTCCATGGTGTTCGGGAAACGCTACGACTACGATGATGTCAAGTTTGTGGAACTGACAAAGATCGTAAACAAAATGATAGCCCAGCTAGGATCGAGTCAGCTGATGACTGTATTTCCCTTCCTGCGATTCATCCCGGGAG TAAACTCACCAAAGAGGATTCTTGTCGAAGGCATTAACGAGGTCCACGTATTCCTTCGACAAGAAATTACCAAGCATCGCGAGACACTGGACAACGAGAATCCGCGAGACTTCATCGACCTCCTTCTCATCGAACTGCAGACCCAAGATAAGACCGACTGCGTTACAGAGGAGAATATTGTGTGGATAATCCAAGACATGTTTTTCGCTGGAATCGAGACAACGGCCACTACCTTGCGATGGGGTCTTCTGTACATGGTTCTGTGTCCCCAGGAGCAGCAGAAG GTGCAAGCTGAGCTGGACAGTGTCCTGGGAACAGGCCATGACGTGCCCACCCTGGCCCACAGGTCCCAGCTCCCGTATACCAAGGCTACTGTCATGGAGATCCAGCGCATCAGGGCCATAGTTCCCCTTAGTAGTCCTCATGCTCCGAACGAGGACACGACTTTCCGAGGCTATGACATCCCAGCAGGAACGCAG GTTCTTCCCAACTTGTGGTCAGCTAATATGGACCCGGAGTTTTGGCCGGACCCAGAGAAGTTTGACCCAGGAAGGTTCCTGGAATCTGACGGCAAGGTGGTTACCAGGCCGGAATCCTTCATGCCTTTTTCTACTG GCCGCCGTGTCTGCCTTGGTGAGCAGCTGGCTAAGATGGAGCTCTTTCTGCTCTTTTCTTCCCTCCTGAAACACTTCACCTTCAAGTTGCCAGAGGGCGCCGCTGCACCTTCGACAGATGGTTGCATGGGAATAACCTTGGTTCCACCAACAATCAATATGTGTATGAGTCAGCGCTAG